A window of Gambusia affinis linkage group LG03, SWU_Gaff_1.0, whole genome shotgun sequence genomic DNA:
atattattttaacacattttcttctaatGGAAATAACTGTAAGaacaaacatcaacatgtaTTACAGtttcttccatatttttttaaacactgtgACCAGGAGCTCAAATGttcagctgttgtttttgtaagtGTGATGCTTTCTGGCCCAGATTTTTGTTGGATTTGCATTTTATGAATTACTTATGCTTAAgcctttctatttttctttaagtttttttggtTCTGATGTTAAACCAGactattttacatgttttattagaataggtatttcttttatgaaataaaaatctataagaGTTTCATCATGATTGGATGTAAGTcttttgcagaaaaaacaacaaaaacaattataatcgtgggataaaacatgtttttaatggtgAGACTGTTGCAGGTGGGTGGGAGTATTAACTTTCACAATGTCATCCTTGCACAGCAGAAAATGTAAGAGTGCTCATTGTTTCTGTTCCTGTTAGAATagtttttgaattttgtgtttgGCCTGAAAAGATTGactttcctgtttgttttatcaGAATAAGATGGAACAAAGTCACAACAAATCTCATTCAGATAATTAGTCAACTTGTAAGACCAACagattaaatgtatttatttgctcTCCTCTTCCATACAATATGATCTATACGATGATGCAGATTGCACATTTTGTGCTTGCCTCCAAAGAAAGCACACAACTAACAGAAAAGCTCATGTGCTGTTCTTGCTAAACAAAAATCCCAAGTATAAAGCAGAATCATTCCCTTTCTGTTACGACGCAGAGTGAGAGTGTTTGACCTCAGGTCCAGCTCCTCTCTGGTATCCCTGTACGCCCACCACCTGGGTGTCACTTCAGTGCAGGCGGACGACTGGAAGATTGTGAGCGGTGGAGAGGAAGGACTGGTGTGTGTTTGGGAGATGAGGATGGGAACTAAGCTGTGGGAGATGCATAACAGGTACGATTTTAGAAGAGCCAACTAAAGCTTTTCTGACAGTTTTCCACCTTGTGGTTGTGCCACCagctctttttattattaatttattagctatttttttattatttgttttctttggaaggCATCCAGTAAGGCATGTTCGCTTTAACACCAGCACCCTGGTAACAGCCAACATCCCCGATGACAAGTCGCCACGTGGGGCCTGCATCACAGATGATGACCTCACAGCTCACCGCAGGTCACCATCCTCTCTTCTACACctattaaaatgactttatgcTTGACATCCTTTAAACATCCACTTACTCCTCTTAAAACATGTCAGAAATAATTTGGATTATAGGgattttctgctcctctgattttgaaaagaaaatctatattCTTAGTTGACTACTGCTACTTCTAGATggttatttaattttcctctgggattaataaagtatgtCTGAATTGAAGTGAACTGAATGAGCCTTCAGTCATATGTGTATTGATCATTAGCAtacagacaacaaaaataagaagttGCACTGTAGTCTGGCTTATTGCTTCAACGAAATCTTACCCCTCCTtgcaaaaagttaaaaaaaatccttcacatttatgaaatgtaatcTTTTTGACATGTCTAATTTTCAGATCTTAAATAAAAGTCTGTAATGCTGTAACTGTTGTTGATTCTTCCTATTTCAGACACAGAGGAGTCATCAGCCATTACGACTTCTCTGAGGACGCCCTGTCACAGGATCACATCTTGCCCATCTGCAGGTCTGACTACATCGACTCATCCGGCTACAACTACAACATTAACCTGACGGTGCCCTACGACAGGCTGTCTGGCTCCCATCCATCTCACTGATCGCTGCAAACAAAATACTGTCTGAGAAGCAGAAAGGACAAATTACACATTAATCTGTCTGATTGTTCATACTGCTAATTTTTAGTTACCTTTTAGTACCATTTTGGCGCTTTTATTAGGATGCAAACAGCTCATCTGCTGCAAGATTGCCACCTTGATAAACATtgttgttcatttgtttttatatttgactttttagaTCAGGCACGGTATGTGATTTATCCACAAAAATTGtcatattttgcagtttttcagggggaaaataagagaaaaatccagatatttattttccactttatttaaaattcagttttttgaaatgaggggaaaataaatcatttcagtaataatcaaaaatagtgttgtttttattcttttataacAGTAGTGGTTTATTATGTATAGTTTCAgtagtaaaaacataaaatattgtatCCTGATTTATGAGGAGGACTGGTCCTGTTGTCCAAATGCTGAGCACAGTAGATCACCTGTAACATACTTCATCTTATGTGTGAACCTTTTGTTTCAAGGTAAAAATCTTTCATATTGCACATTAGTAATTTCCAAAGCAACAGTGTGAGGTCATAATAAATATaactaaatgcaataaaactaagaaaagtttgaggaattttaaaatatggaacTGTTTTACAAGCTAACATACAGCAATAAAAAGGCTTTCTATTATCAAACCTGATCTTCACAAGTAGCTTGCAGTTTTGAGAATCTTACTGATTTTTCATATTGAAAACATGTTAGTGCTTGGaaaagtgttttgcttttttcctttccAGGACAGAGGTGGTTCTgctaaaaacagcagcaacataaaGAGTTCCTTAGACCAACAATTCCCTCAGGTGGCTTATTTTCCACAACGCAGATTAGCGGTGTTCATATCCAGAAAGCGAACATACATCCTGGACTCCATTTCAAGGTTTTTTAGAATCTGTGGACAAGCAAAATGCTGTCATAAAGTCACAAAGTGTATTTAGGTATTTAACAAAGCGAGAAAAAAGTGCTAACCTGTTCAAAATGTTCCAATGTAATTCCTTCGTAGACGTCATCCGGGCCCTAAAGCAACAGGAATCTGTTATTTTGTTGGTCCAACAGTGAGGATGGAATATTAGCGGTGTGGTTTTGGTGACTTCTCTTACCATGTTGGGCATATTTGTGCTCGCCACCTCCAGCATGGCAGCATCTGCTATCGCCCGAGCACCTTCCTGCCCGATGGACCCACTTTCCGAAAGAAGTTCCTCGACAGCCTTggatgtaaacagaaaatgagacttcacaaaaaagttaaaactataGAAGAGGAAAATGGcaactgaaagagaaaacataattctttttttcctctgaattctgactctttttgaaaagttttggaCAGAATCATTTAAAGAGCTATTTCTGTCACAATGTGAATTATTTGGTTTTCTCTCATGGAAAATACTACTCATCCAGCAATTTTGTTctcagttgttttctttcccaaagCCATTAATTGAGGTAGTGctacttttaattttgcatgCTGTCTTTCACACTCTATTAATGTCTATAGGTTTTCctaaatttaaaggaaaaaagtcTTCCTTTCTATTCTTTTTATAACATATTGTGATATTGCTCACTAAGTGACCTCAATCCTTTAATGGTCCCTAAACCTGTAGATTTGGTTAACCTTCTCTGTTGGGACTAATTATACACTACTTTTGACAATGAGAGTGTGCACACACTGATTCATCTTATAGCTGCTAAAGCAAGACAACATAGAGCAAGTCATTATATCCACAATAATTTAGGCTTGGCAAAATAATCAGTTAGAAAACATGTAATTGAATTGACTTCCAGTGCACTGtgcatgttttactgtttcctTTCACCATATTTGACCTCAATCTAGTTCAGAtgcattaaaaattattatgacaaagaaaaatatgccATGCATCAAATGGGACAGAAATCAAATTTTCTTATCTTAAGAGCTTTGGACTCAAGGTCACCTTTTGTTTGAGAAAACTGTCATTTTACTGACTAGAGTTAGCTTagctttaattgaattaatttccAATTTTATAACAGTAGAGATGCTTTACTTCCAGATCTGCATGCAGCCATGTTTATTCTAAGTAAAGCTGAGTGTCCATAATGGGTATCTGCTGCATGCAACCATATTTCAAAACAAGGATTAATGTAATCAACGTTAAATAAAGCACATAATGAGCACCTACCTTTCTGTACTCCTCCAGCGTAATTTTGCCATCACCGTCGGTGTCGTGCATGTTGAACAggactggaaaaacaaaacaaaacaattagattTTTGAGGAAATTTCCACCCACAAATTATGGGATTGCGCCAGAGGAAGTTGTGATTACAGGGCCTGTCATGATGATTCAGGGATAAGATAATGAAGCAGATCCTTCAAACCGTAACAGGATTACGACTGACACTGCAATGCccagaaaacctttttgttcTCCTCAAAGTTACTGTAGTTTAATTGCTCAAATGGTTCGTTCACATATCAAAGACCTCTGGATACTTTTAAAGATAGAGATGTAGAATTGTTTGATTcagatggatggaaataaaacttctgcgccaacaaaaaacaaaatgcagagtTCATATGACTGATAAAAAGGTGTTTAGTCTGATTAGACTAAACAAAGATGTATTTTTGCTTGGGAGAAAAACAATTGGATTCTTCAGACATCAGAGAGTACATTGCTTTTGAGTTCTTATCTTACACTTTTATCTTGTTGAAACAGGAGTCTGTAATCCTCTTACTCAAATATTGAGTTCATTTCTCAAGTTGGAGGAAAGACGTTCTTTGTACAAACTAGGAAACTCTGGTCTAAACATATGTTTTCCAATAAACATATGGTAAACATATGTTTACTAAAACTAAGGCTTTTAGTTCTTGTTATACTTACAGGAAggaatacttttatttttcaggcagtgactttgtttttgtcattttctcatCACACCAAAGAAATATTATCTTACATAATATAGGTTTTGGTACCCAGGGTGCCTTGCAAAATGTTTATCTATAtacttgaaccttttcacattttgtcatcttaTAATGTAAGTATCAACTGCTATGGGCTATGGCAATTTATGTGATGAAATTGGTTCATAAATGGAAGCAAAAGGTTAtaatttgcaaaagaaaaaacatgcgAGTATAGGGTTTCAGCTATCAGTGTTTTGTGATATTTCTCCATCAACTTTGCTCACCTAAAGTCAGACGATTTTGCTAATtctttagaaaatacatttatctcTGTCACATTGCTTGGAGTCTATGAATGTAACTTGCTAAGTCTTGACACAGATTCTTAATTGGTTTTAAGTCCAGGTTTAACACTCAATGTGTTAATTCAAACCATCCCAATGTAactcttgtttttatgtttagtgtTGTTGTCCTGTTGCCAGGTGAACATCCACCCCCGTCTCAAAACCTTCACAGCCTTTAACAGGATTTTTTCCAGGCTCCTGAGGTCTATCCCTCATTCATCAACTGTGACAAGCTGTCTTTTCTCCAGACAAATGTGGCCTCATCATGATGTTGCAACCATGATGCTTTACTGAGGGGGTGGTGTGTTCAATGTGATGTAAAGCTGGTTCTCAAACCaatgttttacataatgctttctttcaacaatgtaATGCACAGAATTGATAAATATCCTGTCAATAAATTATCCTAcatgagctgtggatctctgcaacTCCCCCAAAGTCACTATGGGTTCCTTAGCTGGTTCTATGTTTAATTAGGTTCTTCACCAGGCTGACAGCTTGGATGGACTGATGAACTGGGATGTATTTTTATGACTTAACCCTGCTTCTCCACAGGTCTCCGTGCCATGTgttgttcaaaacaaacaaaaaaactaacaagcAGAAAACACTCTGAGGCCTTCAAAAACTGATGAACTATTTACTAATTATTTGACGGCTgcactatattttatttaaaggtacCAGAGGAAAAGTGGTTGAATTAaatcaaacatacatttttcatatttttattgtttttaaatcccTGATCAATTTTCATCCATCTCACATTttctcaaacacaaacagcttcacagagtgcaacaggaagtgatgcaatGCATCTTACTAAGTCACAGCCACTACTGATACCCAAAAGGAGCTTCTTCTTACTGGTTGGAAAGAGCTGCAGGCAGCTGACTGCTACTTGGGAAATGCTTAAGTggagataaataattaaatactaGAAATACAGACAAGTTGtaaatttctccttttttacaATTTCTGGATATTctaagccttttttttctttccttcactgagagaagataaaagaaaaacattaaatgagcACTTTAAATTTTCTGTCTTCCAACATGttcataacaaataaaatcataaaacatcatTCACAATATTTTCCAATGGGATGTCTTGTGATTTATCACCAAAAAGTTAgctttgctttgcattttgctCAAGTCAGGATCTGATAcatgatttgatcattttactcTTAGAGATGTTCACGTCTGTGGtgcatatgtaaaaaaaattatgtagaCATTCAGGAAGAGCTGCAAGTCAGAATGCAAAAGCATGCAGGATTTCCTCTTCTCACTGAGATTAAACTGCATGCTAACTCTGGCTGAGCttaaactgaactgaagcaTGGCTAGATATAATTAAGTACAGACTACTCAGAAAATAagctgaaatatatattttttttaagttctctGAGTAAACCAGATATGACTATGTATTGATGTATCTTGAGCAACAAAACCTGAGTTGCAGAATCAGTGTAAGTGTGACTATAAGTATGTActgcataaacataaaaactgtaattaagTCTTTCACTGTATAGCAGTTTGCTTTGAATAGGAAAAATAGTTCAAGCAACTAAAAGGAAAACTCCTACCATTCTGTCAGTTTTCAGATTGCAAACATcccaataaatatatatttttttccattatctaaaatgtttcataGTTTGTATGTCACTGAGACCCCAGGAAATGCACAATATTATGGCAGGGTATTAGttgtcaaaatataaaacaagttaAAGGGGAAGgaatatgtggaaaaatgtaTCTTGAAAGAGATAAAGACatagttaactaaaactaattACCAACTGTTTGCCCCGAGGTCATGCATTTGTCTTTGTGACATTTATACTTGTGAGTTTGTTGTGGCCACATTCACACGATGAAATACCTTTTGAGCTGCTTAGAAGCAACAGCTGACATGCCGTTACAAATCCTCTGCTCATTCACACACTTACATGAGTCGTGTTGTACTTTTGGCCTGGTGTTCTGAGCAGACCAAGTTGTGttgtagtaaaaatgttttactcacaGCAAACCTTCTGTTTTCTCATTGCCACCCTCTCCTCCGCTGATGTTTTAATACTTGGAGGACGGAAGTGGGACATAACCATTAGGAACTCCTCAAAGCCGATTTCCTCATATGATCCCAACTCATTATTATGCTGGTTCCTGTATTTCAATCAAAAGCATTGAAAATCACCTAATTATTGttgataaatgtaaaacaaattaaatctgtaaaCTACCTCACTACTGCATTAACTAGTTGCAATAACATTTTACCCACATGATATCCTCCACATGACTTGTGTTTTAGAGAAGTGAAATCACATGACTATACCACAAACCAATGCAGAAGAACACTCCAGCGAAAGACTACTTTAAAACACACTGATGTTTGTAAATCAGTCAAATTCTCATCATTCtcttgcaaaaacacaagaatgttCAACTTTGGATTTCTAAAGGCATCTAAAATACTCAAAAATGTCTACCAAACTCCACTAAGTAATAAGTAGGcccaacagattttctttattgattattgaataATACACATTTTCCTCCCATCTGCCTAAAACTGAATacagtttacattttcacaactgCTGTTTGTGGAGAAAcactaagaaaacaaaactcttttgTAAGTGTTTAAATAGTATTACGATTACATTCAGTCAAACTGTGGAAGTTGAAAACAACTCCCACCATGTAGCAAGTAAAGAACAACAACTTTACTGAGGTAAAGCCACACTCCTCTGGGATGCTTCCTGCTTTTTAATTCTGAACTTTTTACATGATGTATAATGCAAATGCATATAAACTCCAATTGATAAGTCAAATactaaaaattcagaaatgtttctacCCTATTAAATGCAGTTACCATATTTTCTGGAATATAGAGTGCATCTTAATATTGAATTAGAAAATGATTCAGTATTATTTTCTAATTCATATTgaattagaaaatattaattttgaattagataaatttaatattaatcCTAATATTCTCTTTATTATGGATTCTATTTATCCAAACTAatgtaacacaataaaaatttCTACATGTGGATCAGTAAATGGTAGTGCTTTAAAAAACATCACCTTGACAATTATCTTTGTTGAAAAAattataacattattttaattgaaaagcCATTAGTAACAGAAAGTCCACATGGGATATGGTGTTGTTTGACTCTACCCACCTTTTATCAAAGAACGCCTCAATAATTTCCGTTCTGATGGGGTTATCGGCCAGAGTTGGTATATTCTTCAGGTGTTCTCTTCTGCAATGCAGCAAGAAAAAGTCCATTATTACAGAACAGGACATCGAAGGACAGTCTCTgcatttttaactgattttcagttaattttataaaatgtagcTTGGATTTCTTTCATTCTGGTATTGACAGAACTTAATGTTCATTAATTAATGAGTAccatatataattttataattttcaatGCAGTGCCATTCCCACTGTCTATAAATTGTACGGTCTTTACCTTTAATATTTCTGATGTAACTAAtgtaaataaagactttttaattaacttttcaaattgATATGATTATCTGAGtacttttatttcagatttcttgactttatttttctctaggGAATTAATATGACATTTGTCTTAGCAGTtattcaaaatgggaaagactcGAGCATATTTACATGAGTCAGATGTGTTTTGCTCTTCAGAAATCAGGTAATTGCTACCAGAAAATTGCTGCCCTCATATGCTTGCTCATATCTACTGTCAGAGCATTAGCTAGAAAGCCTAAAACAAGTGGAACAATAACAAACAAGGGCCCACAGTGCCACAAAACCGTGTGAGGACAAAGAAGGGAAGACAAATCTGCAGACCTCATTCTTAGATCATTGTAGCAAATAGTGTTATGTTTGACTCACTAAATCTTCAAAACAGGCGATTAGATGAGATCAACATGCTGGTGTCATACTGAGGTTGTTATCCCCAACAAAATTAGGTACCTTTGCTAGAAAGAACTGTGTCAATTTCAACcaattaaacatgaaaacagtttgttttacttttgtgaagcaataaaacaggagtgttgtttcctgtttgttcagCTAGAGGACTCccactaaaaaaataacacctaTGTTATCATGTCCTCTGTTGCTCTGACGGTGGTGTTATTCTCAATTACTGTAAAGCTCTAAGATcgtttgcataaaaaataaaaaatgcacctTTCTGAATGCAACTTcttgtttgaattaaaataattgtaatattaATAGCATTCatgatttaattttccaaaagtaaacaattttactttttaattgtactgtaaacaattttttgtgtAGGTCTAGGTTTTAAGAAATTGACACAGATATTTGGACCACTCTGTCAGCCGATTGTGGATTCAAGCAAATACTAATGGGGAACTATCTGTGTAAAACAGACATTTCCTGTCCTATTATCACAAACATAAACGTGGCATTTTTTTAAGGCTATTGGGGCTTGAACTTATATTGTCTggttttgtcagattaaaattcatattttggtAATAAAGGCTTTCATGTTTGGTGTGACAATGAAACAGATTATACTCATGTGAAGAATCACCTCATACCCACTGTCAAGTGATTCTATGGGCTTCTATTTTTAATCAAGTGGGAACCTTATCAGAATGCACTGCATCAAAAAGTCtaaaacaggggtctcaaactccaggccttgagggccgcagtcctgcagtttttagatgtgccacaggtacaaaacactggaatgaaatggcttaattacctccaccttgtgtagatcagttctccagagccttaattattctattcaggtgtgttccagcagaagcacatctaaaagttgcaggactgcggctcTCCAGGACTGGaatttgagacccctggtctagaacATTCAAAATAATAGTCCAGTGGCTACCAAGCAGTAAATTAGTTGAATTGCTGTATTTATTGGacaatgttatttaaaaaaaatgcacattaacctttttttaatcaggCAAATAAGTGTAGAGGGACTGTATGAGCTTCATTATgttagacataaaaaaaaataaaaaaaacacactgaaacattaCCTTAGTGTTTTTTCATTTCCACTCAGCTGCTGAAATCGCATGTGCAGGTTTTTAATCTGCTCGATtgaaactgaagaaacaaagacGTTTATCATTAACATGTAAGCCAATATTCTCCCCCCAGTTACTCACAGTTCAATGAATCCAGGAGCTAAACATGGATTAAAACCTTGATAAACAAGAGTGAATTTGCACTTAAATGGTTCCCTCCTGATGCACGTTTTTACTGCCTGAAACACTGATCAGGTCCTGCTGGCAAAGTAAACAAACCATCCTTAGTAACTGCATCTAAAATGATTCTCAGAATCATTAACGCCATTGGAAAGTTTTAGCAGTGTATTCTCTGTCAAATAAAGTCAGCAGCTGTGTCCGCTCAGAGTGTGGAGGTGAGTTATATCTATGGCCTCACACAGACACCAAAACAGACTGTTGTTCTGGATGGGTGGAGTCACAGCTCAACACAGCAAGCTCATTTAAAAGAACACAACTTGCGCAATAAGACACAGACAAACAGGCTGAACAAGAACAACTATGCGCTCTGAGATCAGTTATCTGCCAATGCAATTGAAATTCCAATGCTTACAGAACAAAGAGGTTCCTAAGTCTGCAACTACgtctaaaaagaaacaagactATAGCTGTAACCCTTATGGAGACAAAGGCATTAAACAGTCCAAAGTCTCCTTCAGATAGCATCAATAAAGTTGGCCACAGTCGAAGATGGATGCGCTCAACGTACATGTCTGCACATGTGAAGGTATTCCATTAATTCTTTCCTCAAACACTTCCACCGTCATTATTATAAGTAGGTGTGACAGCTGCATTggcttttaaaactaaatgaatgcTCCAACTTCTTCAGGTTTAATTTTAACATCTACACATGCTGTTACATTTCTGAATATGGTCGAAAACATAACATAGATAAATTAAGAAGAGCATTTCTTGTGTCCCTCACACCAGCGTATTTCCCACTGTGGCGTTGTCAAACACCACCATACCCACCAAAATTAACagatgtcttgtttttcttataCTTACATCCAGTTTTCCCCACCATGTTCTCGTATTGGTACTcggagtgtgtttgtgtggctcCCATCTCTCCGGCTGTCTGAGCGGTGCGTCGAGGCGCAAGGTCTACTTGGACTGGCTAAAACTTTTACACACTTGCAGCTTTATCTCACTTCAGTGGGCAGGACATTGCTGATGTATTCTGCTGCCTCCATGTGGAGCGTTTTAGCATTTTTCGAAAAGAAATTAACAACTTACAGCTTAAATATCAATTCTTACATTCGCATAATAAAGATCCGCAAACATCCACCAAACAAGTGTTACTCTCTCAATCTGAACGCTTACTGTTTTATATCAGTTAGGAATACCAAGATTATTTGGTTCTATTTTGTGGAATGCATTTCCTTCTACAGAAAGACACCCCGGCCCACATAATGCTGTCACTACTGTACTTTAAAGTTGGAATTACGTAGGTCTTGTGCCTTAGGCAAATTTCCTATAAACAAATTCATCTCTGGGACACATGGGTTCCAGTTGTAGTAGGAACTGGGAAATTACGTGTCGTGCAAAAATGAATGGCTCGTTACCAGGCCTGTTCAGAGCTGATCCCCAACGatgcatctaaaggttgcaggactgGATTTGATCACCCGCTTTAGGCATTTCTGGCGTCTGCTGATGTGCCTTCATTAAATTCAGACTTCGTGAAAATGACAAGCTTGCAAAGCTGGGAATTCATAAattgttaaaacacatttattatggAGTTTAAGAGGAATAATCTTGCCAAGCCAGACCTAAAACACTCTTTACTCTCATTTAATgttagatttgtgtttttaatacacTACagttgaaaatctgttttccacTATAGACTCTGCGAGACATTAGGTTTTGGGGGGAACCTTCTGGCCTCTTTCTTGCCTTTATCTTGGGCTGTTTTTGCATATGTTCCCacaataaagtaataaatgcattatttattttagagaaaaaaacaacagagaatcttgaaacactttattttttgtagttttcaccAAGCTTAGACTCACTGCTATTTCAAGTCGTCGTGATTTTGGCATTCCATGACAGACATCCTGAGTCTTGGCATCGTACAtatttcacatgtaaatataCAGAATAAAAGGTAAATGTAGGAATGTGAAAGTCAAACTTTCATAAGTGCATGATACTCTGTTAAATCATGAGTTAAAACTAttgtaatcattttttttcagttctctgGTGTGGCACTGGGTTTGTATTCTGCAGCATGGTGCTGGATGCAGGAAAATGTAGGAACACAAGCATTCTCTGAATTTGGGAAGGAAGGATTTACAGCACCTGGATAAACATCCTGATTTTTCTAGTCCACTTAGCTGCTTacttgaagttattttttttttccttttacttttgggttgtattttatttgactttttaaaatcaaactgatCTTTTTTGACtggattaaaattaaatgaatatgtGTTACATCATGTAGAAATAGTATTTGTATCCAGTGACCtcaactttgtttttacagcagatAAATGGTTGTATTTGAACATGTCTCAAAGCAATAACAATAACCAtctttcctttaaaaaacaaaagaagtccTAGTCTCTGAGTGCTATAAAGGAACAGCTAGGATGATTGTAAATTGAGTAAGAGGGGAACAGGTATTTGTTAACCCTCGTCAGCAGGACCACTTGCTACATCGACTTGAACTGGTGGCTCATTTGTTCAGAGGCAGAAGTGTCATTTCGGCTGACAGATCCAGGAGTCATTCTGTGGTAGAGCTCTTGCACTGTGCTCAGGGTTTCCCTCATGTCCTCAGGGTATCGTGTCTGCAGTTCTTCATTGGCAACGTAATGGGTTTCGGCAAACTCAGAGAAGTAGCGGCCCACCTCCGGGTGCCCAATCTCAAGAGGGGCAGAGTGGGGCTCCAGGTTCTCTGAGGAATACCAACGAACACACGTCACTGCAATGCTACATTGGTTAAATACACAACGTAAGAGTGTTTTTAGTCAATACCGCTTCTATAAAAAGAGGAACAAGCAACAGCGTTttacaaaatccaaaaaaatgTTGTGGCTTTGAGAAACATAGCCAGTACGAAATGTTGAAGTGTTGAAGATTGAACAGAGAAGTTCAAACAATGAAAGTCATGCAGA
This region includes:
- the tesca gene encoding tescalcin a, which gives rise to MGATQTHSEYQYENMVGKTGFSIEQIKNLHMRFQQLSGNEKTLRREHLKNIPTLADNPIRTEIIEAFFDKRNQHNNELGSYEEIGFEEFLMVMSHFRPPSIKTSAEERVAMRKQKVCFLFNMHDTDGDGKITLEEYRKAVEELLSESGSIGQEGARAIADAAMLEVASTNMPNMGPDDVYEGITLEHFEQILKNLEMESRMYVRFLDMNTANLRCGK